The sequence TGGACGCCCCCACCCCTGCGGTCGCCGCCAGCCCCACGGAGTCGGCCGCGCGTGCAGTCGTGCGGCTCGCGTTGCCGGCCATCGCCACCGGCCTGCTCAGCACGTTGGTGTTCCTGGCCGATCGCGTGATGCTGGCGCGACACCGCCAGGACGAGCTCGCGAGCATGCAGCTCCAGGGCCCGCTGCTGTGGTCGGTCGGCTCGGTGTTCATGGCGGTGTGCGCCGGCACGGTCGCGTTGGTGGCCCGCAGCACCGGCGCCGGTGACCTCGTGCGCGCGCGCGCGGTCGCCCGCGCATCGCTGCGACTGGCCGCCGTGCTCGGGCTCGTGGTCGGCGGCCTCGGCATCGCGTTGCTCGAGCCGCTGGTGTTGGTGTTCGGCCCCGACGACGCCGCCCTCCGGGGCCTGTCGGCCAGCTACCTGCGGCTGACGTTCGCGTCGCTGCCCTTCGAGTTCGTGGCGCTGTCGGCCTCGATGATCCTCGCGGGCAGCGGCGACACCCGCACACCGCTGTTCGCCGGTGCGGTCGCCAACCTCAGCAACATCGCGATCAATGCGCTGCTGATCTACGGCCACGATCTCCCCGCGCTCGGCCTGCACATCCCCGCACTCGGGGTCCGCGGCGCTGCGACCGGCACCGCGATCGCCTTCGTGATCGAGGCCGTCGTGCTGCTGCGCGTACTCGGGCGGGACCAGCACCCGCTCGACACCCGCGGCTGGTGGCGCCGCGGCGATCCGCACGGCGGCCAGGCGCTGCGTGATCTCTTCCGGCTCGGGACCCCCGCCGTGCTGGAGCGTGTGCTCGTGCACGCGGGCTTCCTCAGCTACGCCAAGGCGGTCGCGACCCTCGGTGCGGTCGCGATGGCGGCCAACCAGGCGCTCATCACCGTCGAGTCGATCTGCTTCATGTGCGCCGACGGCTTCGGTGTCGCGGCCGCGACCGTGATGGGGCAGCGGCTCGGGCGCGGCGATCCGAGCGGCGCACGCGAGGGCGGTCGCATCGCGCTCGCGATGGCGATCACGGCGATCACCTCGCTCGGCGTGATGGTGTGGCTCACCGGTGGTTGGACGCTGCCCATGTTCGTGCCACCGGGGGCCGACGGCACCGCGCTGGTGGCCCTCGCCGCGCAGGCGCTGCCGTTGCTGGCGCTGTCGCAGCCCGGCATGACCGCGGGCATCGTGCTCTCGATGGGGCTGCGGGGCGTGGGCGACACCCGCACGCCGCTGCTGGCCGCCACCGTCGGCGGGCTGCTCATCCGGGTCACGCTCGCGTGGACCTTCGCGATCGGCCTCGACCTGGGGCTGGTCGGCGTGTGGTGGGCCAGCACCATCGACTGGTGCGTGCGCGCGACGTGGCTGACCATCGTGTTCGTGCGCGGACGCTGGACGCGGATCGTGATCTAGTACCTCGCAGTTCCGCCGGCGGCGCACGGCGGTGCGCCGCAGCGCTTGCGCGTGTCGATCCGCGCCCAGGCCCCAGCATGGGTGTCGCGTCATGCACTGGTCGTGGAAGCTCGCCGAGGTCGCCGGCATCGAGGTCAAGGTCCACGCGACCTTCCTGCTGCTGCTGTTGTGGATCGGCGGCGCGGCATGGGCCGAGCAGGGCTCGCCGTTGGCCGCACTCGGGGGCGTCGCGTTCGCATGCGTGTTGTTCGGCATCGTAGTGCTGCACGAGCTCGGGCATGCCACCGCGGCGCGGCACTACGGCATCCGCACCCGCGATATCACGCTGCTGCCGATCGGCGGGGTCGCGCGACTCGAGCGCATGCCGAAGGAGCCGCGCGCCGAGCTGGTGGTCGCGCTGGCGGGCCCGGCGGTGAATCTCGTGCTCGCGCTGGCGCTCGCCGCCACGATGCTCGCGCTCGGGCAGTCGCTCGCGCCGCCCGACCCCACGGTCGCGAGCGGCTCGCTCCTCGCGCGCCTGCTGTGGGTCAACGTCGCGCTGCTGCTGTTCAACCTCTTGCCTGCGTTCCCGATGGACGGCGGACGGGTGCTGCGCGCGTTGCTGGCGATGCGCACCGATCACGCCCGCGCGACCCGCATCGCCGCCAGGCTCGGCCAGGGGCTTGCGCTCGTGATCGGCTTCGCCGGTCTGTTCGGCAGTCCGCTGCTGGTGTTCATCGCGCTGTTCGTGTGGCTCGGCGCCCAGTCGGAGTCCGCCGCCGAGCAGATGCACGACATGATGGCGGGCCTGCACGTCGACGACGCGATGGTCCGCGTGTTCGACGTGCTCACGCCCGGCGACTCGCTCGCGACCGCGAGCGCCCACCTGCTGCGCGGCTTCCAGGCCCACTTCCCGGTGGTCGACGGCGATCGTGTCGCGGGCCTGCTGACCTACGATGGCCTCGTCCGCGGCCTCACCGAGCACGCACCCGGCACCTGCATCGATGCGGTGATGTCCCCGGTACCGCTGCGGGTGTCACCCCGCGATCCGCTCGAGCACGCGTTCGAACGCATGGCCGAGCACCAGCTGCGCGTGGCCCCGGTGGTCGACGGCACGCAGCTGGTCGGGCTGCTGACACTCGAGGGGCTCGGTGAGCTCGTCACGCTCCGCAGCGCGATTGCCCGGCGTGCGGCGCACGGCCGCGGCCGGGCCCCCCGCATGGCACCGACGTGACCGTGGCCGGCCGCTCACGCCGGTCGCGGCGCGGCGTCGCTGCGATACGCACTGCGCTGCGCCCATGGCTGCGCGGCGAACGACGCTGCGAACGCGCGCAGGTGCGGCGGCGGCTGCAGACGCACTGCAGGACGGAACGCGAGGTGCTCGAGCAGACACCCGAGCGTGACCTCGAACAGGCTGAGCTCACGATCCGCCGGCAGCGCGGCGAGCACCGCGGGTAGCTGCGCGTCGAGCCAGTCGAGTGCACCGTGGAGGCCGGCGATGGTCTTGGCGAAGAAGCGATTGTCGGCGGGCAGCCCCGCGAAGTGGATGCCGACGCGCAGCTGCACCTGCGCCGACATGGCGTGCCACACCAGCTCCTGCGCGCTGCGACTGCGATCGTCGGGCAGGAGCTCGGTCAGCACGACACGCGGGTCGCCGGCACGCCCCGAGAGCCCGACCAGGCGCCGACAGATGTTCTCGGTGCCGAACAACGGCACGCCGTCGATCACCAGCGTCGGCACCTTGAGGGTCGGGTTGCCGCCGTAGTTGCCGGCCTCGACGCTGGCGAGGTCGTGGACCACCTCGAGCGGCGCGTCGATGCCGAGCACGTCGGCGAAGATCACCGCGACGCGGGTGAAGTGGGAGCTGCGGCGACCGAACAGTCGCAGCGCGGGGTGGTGGGCGTCAGCGGACATCGTCGACTCCGTGCAGGCGGTGGCGGAAGAACGCGAGGATCTCGTCGCGGGCGGCGAGCGTCGGCTCGCCTTCGGCATCGACGAGGTGGGCGGTCACGACGCTGTGGGGACACCCGACCACCTGGGAGAAGAACGGCGGCGGGTCGGGCTTCGCCGCCGCGTCGGGCAGCACCCGCGGCTCGAAGCGCGGCCCGAGGGCCCGCGCGTACGCGTCGAACCGCGCCGCCGCGCAGTGTCGATCGCCGGCGAAGCGGTACGCACGGACCGTGAGGTCCTCGGCCTGCAGACGCCCACGCACGAACGCGAGCTCGTCGGCGGCGATGTTGAGCCCGGCAGGGTCGCGCAGCGGTAGCGAGGGCTGGCACAGCACGGGGGCGAGTACCGCCGGCTCGAGCATCATGCTGAGCGCAAAGTTGCCGGTGAAGCACATGCCGATCGCGCCGACGCCCGGGCCACCGCACTCGCCGTGCGCGAGCCGTGCGAGCGCCCGCAGCCAGCCCGTGACCGGGCTCGAGGTGCCCGCGGCCAGTGCGGCGAACTCGGCCCGCACGCACGCGCGCTGCAGCACATCGAGGCCCGCGGCGCTCTCGGGGTAGGCACCATCGCGCCCGAACAGCGACGGCAGGTAGACCGTGAAGCCGGCCGCACGCACCCACCGTGCGAAGCGGGCCACATCGGGGCTGATACCGGGCATCTCGGCCATCACGATCACCGCCGGGCCCACGCCCGCCACGTAGACCGTGCGGGCGGCCCCCTCGCAGGTGACGTCGCGCGCCGCGAAATCGTCGAGATCGTCGTCCATCGCCGACCGAAGATAGAGCCGATCGGCCAATGGCGACCAGTGGCGGCTTCGACATTTTTCGGTCTATTCTCGCCACGCCGTGATCGTCCACGTCGCACTCGCCGGCACGCTCGAGGGGGCCCTCGGGCTGGGCGTCGACGTGGTCGACACTGCGGCACGACTGGTGCGGGCCAGGATCGCGCCGCTGCCCGCCGGTGCCGTGGATCTGCGCCAGCGGGTGGTCTCGTTCGACGGCGCGCCGGTGCGCTCGACCAACGGCCGCACGATCGCGGTCGACGGTGCGTTCGCGCTGCGCGGGGTCCGACGCGGCGACGTGTGGCTGATCCCTGGGGTGCGCACCAGCACCGACGACGCGGTCGATCGCCTGCTCGCGCGGCCCGACGTGCGGCGGCTCGTCGCGTTGCTGCCGCTGGTCGCCGCGCGCGGGGCCACCATCGCGGCCTCGTGCGCCTCCACCTTCGTGCTCGCGGCCGCCGGCCTGCTCGCGGGCGGCCCCGCGACCACCACGTGGTGGCTGACCTCGAGCTTCGCGCAGCGCTTCCCGGACGTCGGGCTCACCGCCGGGCGCATCGTGGTCGATCACGGCGCGGTGCTCACCGCCGGCTCCGCCTTCGCGCACGCCGATCTCGTGCTCACGGTGCTCGCCCGCATCACCACCCCGGGCCTCGCGGAGTTGGTCGCGCGGTACCTCGTGCTCGACGCCCGCGCTGCGCAGTCGCGCTACATGCTGCTCGACCCCCGACGCAGCGACGATCCAGTGCTACGCGCGGTCGAGCGCCACGTCCTCGCGCATCTCGATCGCCAGCTCGAGCTCGACGAGCTCGCGCGCGTCGCCGGCACCTCGGCGCGCACGCTCGCGCGTCGCATCCACGCCGCGGTCGGCCACAGCCCGCAGCGCTTCG is a genomic window of Deltaproteobacteria bacterium containing:
- a CDS encoding site-2 protease family protein, whose product is MHWSWKLAEVAGIEVKVHATFLLLLLWIGGAAWAEQGSPLAALGGVAFACVLFGIVVLHELGHATAARHYGIRTRDITLLPIGGVARLERMPKEPRAELVVALAGPAVNLVLALALAATMLALGQSLAPPDPTVASGSLLARLLWVNVALLLFNLLPAFPMDGGRVLRALLAMRTDHARATRIAARLGQGLALVIGFAGLFGSPLLVFIALFVWLGAQSESAAEQMHDMMAGLHVDDAMVRVFDVLTPGDSLATASAHLLRGFQAHFPVVDGDRVAGLLTYDGLVRGLTEHAPGTCIDAVMSPVPLRVSPRDPLEHAFERMAEHQLRVAPVVDGTQLVGLLTLEGLGELVTLRSAIARRAAHGRGRAPRMAPT
- a CDS encoding MATE family efflux transporter encodes the protein MDAPTPAVAASPTESAARAVVRLALPAIATGLLSTLVFLADRVMLARHRQDELASMQLQGPLLWSVGSVFMAVCAGTVALVARSTGAGDLVRARAVARASLRLAAVLGLVVGGLGIALLEPLVLVFGPDDAALRGLSASYLRLTFASLPFEFVALSASMILAGSGDTRTPLFAGAVANLSNIAINALLIYGHDLPALGLHIPALGVRGAATGTAIAFVIEAVVLLRVLGRDQHPLDTRGWWRRGDPHGGQALRDLFRLGTPAVLERVLVHAGFLSYAKAVATLGAVAMAANQALITVESICFMCADGFGVAAATVMGQRLGRGDPSGAREGGRIALAMAITAITSLGVMVWLTGGWTLPMFVPPGADGTALVALAAQALPLLALSQPGMTAGIVLSMGLRGVGDTRTPLLAATVGGLLIRVTLAWTFAIGLDLGLVGVWWASTIDWCVRATWLTIVFVRGRWTRIVI
- a CDS encoding glutathione S-transferase family protein, translating into MSADAHHPALRLFGRRSSHFTRVAVIFADVLGIDAPLEVVHDLASVEAGNYGGNPTLKVPTLVIDGVPLFGTENICRRLVGLSGRAGDPRVVLTELLPDDRSRSAQELVWHAMSAQVQLRVGIHFAGLPADNRFFAKTIAGLHGALDWLDAQLPAVLAALPADRELSLFEVTLGCLLEHLAFRPAVRLQPPPHLRAFAASFAAQPWAQRSAYRSDAAPRPA
- a CDS encoding dienelactone hydrolase family protein; translated protein: MDDDLDDFAARDVTCEGAARTVYVAGVGPAVIVMAEMPGISPDVARFARWVRAAGFTVYLPSLFGRDGAYPESAAGLDVLQRACVRAEFAALAAGTSSPVTGWLRALARLAHGECGGPGVGAIGMCFTGNFALSMMLEPAVLAPVLCQPSLPLRDPAGLNIAADELAFVRGRLQAEDLTVRAYRFAGDRHCAAARFDAYARALGPRFEPRVLPDAAAKPDPPPFFSQVVGCPHSVVTAHLVDAEGEPTLAARDEILAFFRHRLHGVDDVR